Proteins encoded by one window of Sorex araneus isolate mSorAra2 chromosome 3, mSorAra2.pri, whole genome shotgun sequence:
- the PHLDB1 gene encoding pleckstrin homology-like domain family B member 1 isoform X6 has protein sequence MRRLGRGPRWTPRPQDHWRPRAMDTVNRNQVGPGGKNPAVVQKGPLDLIETGKGLKVQTDKPHLVSLGSGRLSTAITLLPLEEGKTVIGSAARDISLQGPGLAPEHCYIENLRGTLTLYPCGNACTIDGLPVRKPTRLTQGCMLCLGQSTFLRFNHPAEAKWMKSMIPAGGRAPGPPYGSGPAEPEGLMNGNHAPPPAPRGPATCASHSSLVSSIEKDLQDIMDSLVLGEPTVAPMKPAATSPLSPMANGGRYLLSPPTSPGAMSMGSSYENTSPAFSPLSSPASSGSCASHSPSGQEPAPSMPPLVPARSSSYHLALQPPQTRPSGARPSESPRLGRKGGLERPPSPGLRGLLTDSPAATVLAEARRATESPRLGGQLPVVAISLSEYPASGARGQPTSTPGSPKVQPPVPAPRSKMVTLQDRPPSPFHELPGAERVLPASPARQLVGRTYSEGSAARALPPPESPRLSRRGVDSMRELPPLSPSLSRRALSPMSARSPSETKLSRDVAESPRPRRWAAHGATPEDFSLTSSARGRRTRSPSPTLGESLAPRKGSLSGRLSPAYSLGSLTGPSPRQSPRVQRKLSTGDLRVPVGRERKNSITEISDNEDELLEYHRRQRQERLREQEMERLERQRLETILNLCAEYSRADGGPEAGELPSIGEATAALALAGRRPSRGLAGARGGTGRSGEEPGGATARLWESLERSDEENLKEESSSTESTQQEHEDTPSTKLQGEVLALEEERAQALARVEQLKVRVKELEQQLQESAREAEMERALLQGEREAERTLLQKEQKAVEQLQEKLGTLETGIQKERDKERAELAAGRRHLEAHQALYAELRTQLDNCPESVREQLQEQLRREAEVLETETKLFEDLEFQQLERESRAEEERELAGQGLLRSKAELLLCVAKRKERLAILDSQAGQIRAQAVQESERLAREKNASLQLLQKEKEKLAMLERRYHVLTGGRPFPKSTSTLKEDEPLLSVSPATGLGAAALGPVPAPSQAGAASVPLTPAASALLCPKAQEMEKLLLPAVDLEQWYQELMAGLGTGPAAASPRSSPPPLPAKACRQLQVYRSKMDGEAASPLPRTRSGLLPSSSGSSSSSSQLSVATLGRSPSPKNTLVAQNCTGSLPRNLAATLQDIENKRQLALQQKAESLLAEPLPTDNPAGQQVIEEQRRRLAELKQKAVADAQCQWEALHGTAPYPPLMHHSILHHLPAGREHGEEGPHAYDTLSLESSDSMDTSISTGAASACSPDNMSSASGLDVGKIEEMEKLLKEAHAEKSRLVESREREMELRRQALEEERRRREQVERRLQSESARRQQLVEKEVKLREKQFSQARPLTRYLPIRKEDFDLKTHIESSGHGVDTCLHVVLSSKVCRGYLVKMGGKIKSWKKRWFVFDRLKRTLSYYVDKHETKLKGVIYFQAIEEVYYDHLRSAAKKKFLSFTLVTESPNPALTFCVKTHDRLYYMVAPSAEAMRIWMDVIVTGAEGYTQFMN, from the exons GTTGCATGCTATGCCTGGGCCAGTCCACCTTCCTCCGCTTTAACCACCCCGCTGAAGCCAAGTGGATGAAGAGCATGATCCCGGCAGGGGgccgggcccctgggcccccctaCGGCTCTGGCCCTG CCGAGCCGGAAGGCCTGATGAACGGGAACCACGCCCCGCCTCCCGCACCCCGGGGCCCGGCCACCTGTGCCAGCCACAGCTCCCTGGTGAGCTCCATCGAGAAGGATCTCCAGGACATCATGGACTCGCTGGTGCTGGGGGAGCCCACCGTGGCCCCCATGAAGCCCGCAGCCACATCGCCCCTGTCCCCGATGGCCAACGGGGGGCGCTACCTGCTGTCTCCCCCGACCAGCCCCGGGGCCATGTCCATGGGCTCCAGCTACGAGAACACCTCGCCAGCCTTTTCTCCGCTCTCCTCGCCAGCCAGCAGTGGGAGCTGTGCCAGTCACTCACCCAGCGGGCAGGAGCCAGCCCCTTCCATGCCCccactggtgcctgctcgctcCTCCAGCTACCAtctggccctgcagcccccgcAGACTCGACCGAGTGGGGCCCGCCCCTCCGAGAGCCCCCGGCTGGGCAGGAAAGGGGGTCTCGAGagaccccccagccccggccttcGGGGCTTGCTGACAGACAGCCCGGCAGCCACGGTGTTGGCAGAGGCCCGCAGAGCCACGGAGAGCCCCCGGCTGGGTGGGCAGCTGCCCGTGGTGGCCATCAGCCTGAGTGAATACCCAGCATCCGGTGCTCGGGGCCAACCCACCAGcactcctgggagccccaaggtCCAGCCTCCCGTCCCGGCCCCCCGGAGCAAGATGGTCACCCTCCAGGACCGGCCGCCCAGTCCTTTCCACGAGCTGCCCGGCGCTGAGCGGGTGCTGCCAGCTAGCCCCGCGCGCCAGCTGGTGGGCAGGACCTATTCGGAGGGCTCAGCCGCCAGGGCTCTGCCGCCCCCCGAGAGCCCCCGCCTCAGCCGGCGGGGGGTGGACAGCATGCGGGAGCTCCCTCCCTTGAGCCCGTCTCTATCCCGCCGGGCCCTGTCCCCCATGTCTGCCCGGAGCCCCTCGGAAACCAAGCTGAGCAGGGACGTGGCCGAGAGCCCCCGGCCCCGGCGCTGGGCTGCCCACGGGGCCACCCCAGAGGACTTTTCCCTGACGTCGAGTGCCCGGGGCCGCAGGACACGGAGCCCCTCGCCCACCCTGGGGGAGTCCCTGGCGCCCCGCAAGGGCAGCCTCAGTGGCAGACTGAGCCCCGCCTACAGCCTGGGCTCCCTGACGGGACCCTCGCCCCGCCAGAGCCCCCGGGTGCAGAGGAAGCTCTCCACGGGGGACCTGCGCGTGCCCGTCGGCCGGGAGCGCAAGAACAGCATCACCGAGATCAGCGACAACGAGGACGAGCTGCTGGAGTACCACCGGCGCCAGCGCCAGGAGCGGCTGCGCGAGCAGGAGATGGAGCGGCTG GAACGCCAGCGCCTGGAGACCATCCTCAACCTGTGTGCCGAGTACAGCCGGGCGGACGGGGGCCCCGAGGCCGGGGAACTGCCCAGCATTGGGGAGGCCACCGCCGCGCTGGCGCTGGCAGGCCGGAGGCCCTCCCGGGGCCTGGCCGGGGCACGAGGGGGCACTGGGCGGAGTGGTGAGGAGCCTGGAGGGGCCACGGCGCGCCTGTGGGAGAGTCTGGAGCGTTCTGATGAGGAGAACCTGAAGGAGGAGAGCAGTAGCACGGAGAGCACCCAGCaggag CATGAGGACACCCCCAGCACCAAGCTCCAGGGCGAGGTGCTGGCCCTGGAGGAGGAGCGGGCCCAGGCTCTGGCGCGGGTGGAGCAGCTGAAGGTGCGGGTGAAAGAGCTAGAGCAGCAGCTGCAGGAGTCGGCCCGAGAG GCTGAGATGGAGCGCGCCCTGCTGCAGGGCGAGAGGGAGGCCGAGCGGACCCTGCTGCAGAAGGAGCAGAAGGCCGTGGAGCAGCTGCAGGAGAAGCTGGGGACCCTGGAGACGGGcatccagaaggagagggataag GAGAGGGCGGAGCTGGCCGCAGGACGGAGGCACCTGGAGGCGCACCAGGCGCTGTACGCCGAGCTCAGGACGCAGCTCGATAACTGCCCCGAGTCAGTGCGGGAACAGTTACAGGAGCAGCTGAGAAGG GAGGCCGAGGTCCTGGAGACGGAGACGAAGCTCTTCGAGGACCTGGAGTTCCAGCAGCTGGAGCGGGAGAGCCGCGCCGAGGAGGAGCGGGAGCTGGCGGGCCAGGGGCTGCTGCGGAGCAAGGCCGAGCTGCTGCTCTGCGTCGCCAAGAGGAAG GAGCGCCTGGCCATCCTGGACAGCCAGGCAGGGCAGATCCGGGCACAGGCCGTGCAGGAGTCGGAGCGCCTGGCCCGGGAGAAGAACGCGTCCCTGCAGCTTCTGCAGAAG GAGAAGGAGAAACTGGCCATGCTGGAAAGAAGGTACCACGTGCTGACAGGGGGCCGGCCCTTCCCGAAGAGCACGTCCACCCTCAAGGAG GACGAACCACTCCTCTCGGTGTCCCCAGcgacggggctgggggctgcggctCTGGGGCCGGTCCCAGCCCCTTCTCAGGCCGGGGCCGCCTCTGTCCCCTTAACCCCAGCTGCTTCCGCCCTGCTCTGCCCCAAAGCACAAGAG ATGGAGAAGCTCTTGCTCCCTGCTGTAGACTTAGAACAGTGGTACCAGGAGCTGATGGCCGGGCTGGGCACGGGTCCCGCCGCGGCCTCCCCGCGCTCTTCCCCCCCGCCTCTGCCCGCCAAAGCTTGCCGGCAGCTGCAG gTTTACCGCTCCAAGATGGACGGGGAGGCCGCCAGCCCTCTGCCCCGCACCCGCAGCGGCCTGCTCCCCTCTTCctctggctcctcctcctcctcctctcagctCAGCGTGGCCACCCTGGGCCGCAGCCCGTCCCCGAAG AACACCCTCGTAGCCCAGAACTGCACGGGCAGCTTACCCCGGAACTTGGCCGCCACGCTGCAGGACATCGAGAACAAGCGGCAGCTGGCCCTGCAGCAGAAGG ctgagTCGCTCCTTGCCGAGCCCCTCCCGACCGACAACCCGGCAG ggcAGCAGGTGATCGAGGAGCAGCGGCGGCGCCTGGCAGAGCTGAAGCAGAAGGCTGTGGCGGACGCGCAGTGCCAGTGGGAGGCGCTGCACGGGACGGCCCCCTACCCCCCGCTCATGCACCACTCCATCCTGCACCACCTCCCGGCCGGCCGGGAGCACGGCGAGGAGGGCCCGCACGCCTACGACACGCTGAGCCTGGAGAGCTCGGACAGTATGGACACCAGCATCTCCACGGGCGCCGCCTCGGCCTGCTCGCCCGACAACATGTCCAG TGCCAGCGGCCTGGACGTGGGAAAGATCGAGGAGATGGAGAAGCTGCTCAAGGAAGCTCACGCGGAGAAGAGCCGGCTCGTGGAGTCCAGG GAGCGGGAGATGGAGCTGCGCAGGCAGGCCCTGGAGGAAGAGCGGCGGCGGCGTGAGCAGGTGGAACGGAGGCTGCAGAGCGAGAGCGCACGGAGGCAGCAGCTGGTGGAGAAGGAGGTGAAGCTGCGGGAGAAGCAGTTCTCACAG GCACGGCCCCTGACCCGGTACCTGCCCATCCGGAAGGAGGACTTTGACCTGAAGACACACATCGAGTCCTCGGGCCACGGGGTGGACACGTGCCTCCACGTGGTGCTCAGCAGCAAG GTCTGCCGCGGCTACTTGGTCAAGATGGGTGGCAAGATTAAATCCTGGAAGAAACGCTGGTTTGTCTTCGACCGGCTCAAGCGCACCCTTTCCTACTACGTGG ACAAGCACGAGACCAAGCTGAAAGGGGTCATCTACTTCCAGGCCATCGAGGAGGTGTACTACGACCACCTACGCAGCGCAGCCAAG AAGAAGTTTCTCAGCTTCACTCTGGTGACCGAG AGTCCCAACCCGGCGCTCACCTTCTGCGTGAAGACGCACGACCGGCTCTACTACATGGTGGCGCCATCGGCGGAGGCCATGCGCATCTGGATGGACGTCATCGTCACGGGCGCCGAGGGCTACACTCAGTTCATGAACTGA
- the PHLDB1 gene encoding pleckstrin homology-like domain family B member 1 isoform X2 → MRRLGRGPRWTPRPQDHWRPRAMDTVNRNQVGPGGKNPAVVQKGPLDLIETGKGLKVQTDKPHLVSLGSGRLSTAITLLPLEEGKTVIGSAARDISLQGPGLAPEHCYIENLRGTLTLYPCGNACTIDGLPVRKPTRLTQGCMLCLGQSTFLRFNHPAEAKWMKSMIPAGGRAPGPPYGSGPAEPEGLMNGNHAPPPAPRGPATCASHSSLVSSIEKDLQDIMDSLVLGEPTVAPMKPAATSPLSPMANGGRYLLSPPTSPGAMSMGSSYENTSPAFSPLSSPASSGSCASHSPSGQEPAPSMPPLVPARSSSYHLALQPPQTRPSGARPSESPRLGRKGGLERPPSPGLRGLLTDSPAATVLAEARRATESPRLGGQLPVVAISLSEYPASGARGQPTSTPGSPKVQPPVPAPRSKMVTLQDRPPSPFHELPGAERVLPASPARQLVGRTYSEGSAARALPPPESPRLSRRGVDSMRELPPLSPSLSRRALSPMSARSPSETKLSRDVAESPRPRRWAAHGATPEDFSLTSSARGRRTRSPSPTLGESLAPRKGSLSGRLSPAYSLGSLTGPSPRQSPRVQRKLSTGDLRVPVGRERKNSITEISDNEDELLEYHRRQRQERLREQEMERLERQRLETILNLCAEYSRADGGPEAGELPSIGEATAALALAGRRPSRGLAGARGGTGRSGEEPGGATARLWESLERSDEENLKEESSSTESTQQEHEDTPSTKLQGEVLALEEERAQALARVEQLKVRVKELEQQLQESAREAEMERALLQGEREAERTLLQKEQKAVEQLQEKLGTLETGIQKERDKERAELAAGRRHLEAHQALYAELRTQLDNCPESVREQLQEQLRREAEVLETETKLFEDLEFQQLERESRAEEERELAGQGLLRSKAELLLCVAKRKERLAILDSQAGQIRAQAVQESERLAREKNASLQLLQKEKEKLAMLERRYHVLTGGRPFPKSTSTLKEDEPLLSVSPATGLGAAALGPVPAPSQAGAASVPLTPAASALLCPKAQEYVTLEHLKAVWGPPSAPAGPAPGLPLRASASWDLGPTRLPPRLPSSSSFASVSPAPKMEKLLLPAVDLEQWYQELMAGLGTGPAAASPRSSPPPLPAKACRQLQVYRSKMDGEAASPLPRTRSGLLPSSSGSSSSSSQLSVATLGRSPSPKNTLVAQNCTGSLPRNLAATLQDIENKRQLALQQKAESLLAEPLPTDNPAGQQVIEEQRRRLAELKQKAVADAQCQWEALHGTAPYPPLMHHSILHHLPAGREHGEEGPHAYDTLSLESSDSMDTSISTGAASACSPDNMSSASGLDVGKIEEMEKLLKEAHAEKSRLVESREREMELRRQALEEERRRREQVERRLQSESARRQQLVEKEVKLREKQFSQARPLTRYLPIRKEDFDLKTHIESSGHGVDTCLHVVLSSKVCRGYLVKMGGKIKSWKKRWFVFDRLKRTLSYYVDKHETKLKGVIYFQAIEEVYYDHLRSAAKSPNPALTFCVKTHDRLYYMVAPSAEAMRIWMDVIVTGAEGYTQFMN, encoded by the exons GTTGCATGCTATGCCTGGGCCAGTCCACCTTCCTCCGCTTTAACCACCCCGCTGAAGCCAAGTGGATGAAGAGCATGATCCCGGCAGGGGgccgggcccctgggcccccctaCGGCTCTGGCCCTG CCGAGCCGGAAGGCCTGATGAACGGGAACCACGCCCCGCCTCCCGCACCCCGGGGCCCGGCCACCTGTGCCAGCCACAGCTCCCTGGTGAGCTCCATCGAGAAGGATCTCCAGGACATCATGGACTCGCTGGTGCTGGGGGAGCCCACCGTGGCCCCCATGAAGCCCGCAGCCACATCGCCCCTGTCCCCGATGGCCAACGGGGGGCGCTACCTGCTGTCTCCCCCGACCAGCCCCGGGGCCATGTCCATGGGCTCCAGCTACGAGAACACCTCGCCAGCCTTTTCTCCGCTCTCCTCGCCAGCCAGCAGTGGGAGCTGTGCCAGTCACTCACCCAGCGGGCAGGAGCCAGCCCCTTCCATGCCCccactggtgcctgctcgctcCTCCAGCTACCAtctggccctgcagcccccgcAGACTCGACCGAGTGGGGCCCGCCCCTCCGAGAGCCCCCGGCTGGGCAGGAAAGGGGGTCTCGAGagaccccccagccccggccttcGGGGCTTGCTGACAGACAGCCCGGCAGCCACGGTGTTGGCAGAGGCCCGCAGAGCCACGGAGAGCCCCCGGCTGGGTGGGCAGCTGCCCGTGGTGGCCATCAGCCTGAGTGAATACCCAGCATCCGGTGCTCGGGGCCAACCCACCAGcactcctgggagccccaaggtCCAGCCTCCCGTCCCGGCCCCCCGGAGCAAGATGGTCACCCTCCAGGACCGGCCGCCCAGTCCTTTCCACGAGCTGCCCGGCGCTGAGCGGGTGCTGCCAGCTAGCCCCGCGCGCCAGCTGGTGGGCAGGACCTATTCGGAGGGCTCAGCCGCCAGGGCTCTGCCGCCCCCCGAGAGCCCCCGCCTCAGCCGGCGGGGGGTGGACAGCATGCGGGAGCTCCCTCCCTTGAGCCCGTCTCTATCCCGCCGGGCCCTGTCCCCCATGTCTGCCCGGAGCCCCTCGGAAACCAAGCTGAGCAGGGACGTGGCCGAGAGCCCCCGGCCCCGGCGCTGGGCTGCCCACGGGGCCACCCCAGAGGACTTTTCCCTGACGTCGAGTGCCCGGGGCCGCAGGACACGGAGCCCCTCGCCCACCCTGGGGGAGTCCCTGGCGCCCCGCAAGGGCAGCCTCAGTGGCAGACTGAGCCCCGCCTACAGCCTGGGCTCCCTGACGGGACCCTCGCCCCGCCAGAGCCCCCGGGTGCAGAGGAAGCTCTCCACGGGGGACCTGCGCGTGCCCGTCGGCCGGGAGCGCAAGAACAGCATCACCGAGATCAGCGACAACGAGGACGAGCTGCTGGAGTACCACCGGCGCCAGCGCCAGGAGCGGCTGCGCGAGCAGGAGATGGAGCGGCTG GAACGCCAGCGCCTGGAGACCATCCTCAACCTGTGTGCCGAGTACAGCCGGGCGGACGGGGGCCCCGAGGCCGGGGAACTGCCCAGCATTGGGGAGGCCACCGCCGCGCTGGCGCTGGCAGGCCGGAGGCCCTCCCGGGGCCTGGCCGGGGCACGAGGGGGCACTGGGCGGAGTGGTGAGGAGCCTGGAGGGGCCACGGCGCGCCTGTGGGAGAGTCTGGAGCGTTCTGATGAGGAGAACCTGAAGGAGGAGAGCAGTAGCACGGAGAGCACCCAGCaggag CATGAGGACACCCCCAGCACCAAGCTCCAGGGCGAGGTGCTGGCCCTGGAGGAGGAGCGGGCCCAGGCTCTGGCGCGGGTGGAGCAGCTGAAGGTGCGGGTGAAAGAGCTAGAGCAGCAGCTGCAGGAGTCGGCCCGAGAG GCTGAGATGGAGCGCGCCCTGCTGCAGGGCGAGAGGGAGGCCGAGCGGACCCTGCTGCAGAAGGAGCAGAAGGCCGTGGAGCAGCTGCAGGAGAAGCTGGGGACCCTGGAGACGGGcatccagaaggagagggataag GAGAGGGCGGAGCTGGCCGCAGGACGGAGGCACCTGGAGGCGCACCAGGCGCTGTACGCCGAGCTCAGGACGCAGCTCGATAACTGCCCCGAGTCAGTGCGGGAACAGTTACAGGAGCAGCTGAGAAGG GAGGCCGAGGTCCTGGAGACGGAGACGAAGCTCTTCGAGGACCTGGAGTTCCAGCAGCTGGAGCGGGAGAGCCGCGCCGAGGAGGAGCGGGAGCTGGCGGGCCAGGGGCTGCTGCGGAGCAAGGCCGAGCTGCTGCTCTGCGTCGCCAAGAGGAAG GAGCGCCTGGCCATCCTGGACAGCCAGGCAGGGCAGATCCGGGCACAGGCCGTGCAGGAGTCGGAGCGCCTGGCCCGGGAGAAGAACGCGTCCCTGCAGCTTCTGCAGAAG GAGAAGGAGAAACTGGCCATGCTGGAAAGAAGGTACCACGTGCTGACAGGGGGCCGGCCCTTCCCGAAGAGCACGTCCACCCTCAAGGAG GACGAACCACTCCTCTCGGTGTCCCCAGcgacggggctgggggctgcggctCTGGGGCCGGTCCCAGCCCCTTCTCAGGCCGGGGCCGCCTCTGTCCCCTTAACCCCAGCTGCTTCCGCCCTGCTCTGCCCCAAAGCACAAGAG TACGTGACGCTTGAGCATCTAAAGGCCGTGTGGGGCCCCCCGTCTGCACCCGCAGGCCCTGCCCCGGGGCTGCCGCTCCGGGCGTCTGCCTCCTGGGACCTGGGGCCCACCCGCCTTCCTCCCCGGctgccctcctcctcttccttcgcTTCTGTCTCGCCTGCGCCCAAG ATGGAGAAGCTCTTGCTCCCTGCTGTAGACTTAGAACAGTGGTACCAGGAGCTGATGGCCGGGCTGGGCACGGGTCCCGCCGCGGCCTCCCCGCGCTCTTCCCCCCCGCCTCTGCCCGCCAAAGCTTGCCGGCAGCTGCAG gTTTACCGCTCCAAGATGGACGGGGAGGCCGCCAGCCCTCTGCCCCGCACCCGCAGCGGCCTGCTCCCCTCTTCctctggctcctcctcctcctcctctcagctCAGCGTGGCCACCCTGGGCCGCAGCCCGTCCCCGAAG AACACCCTCGTAGCCCAGAACTGCACGGGCAGCTTACCCCGGAACTTGGCCGCCACGCTGCAGGACATCGAGAACAAGCGGCAGCTGGCCCTGCAGCAGAAGG ctgagTCGCTCCTTGCCGAGCCCCTCCCGACCGACAACCCGGCAG ggcAGCAGGTGATCGAGGAGCAGCGGCGGCGCCTGGCAGAGCTGAAGCAGAAGGCTGTGGCGGACGCGCAGTGCCAGTGGGAGGCGCTGCACGGGACGGCCCCCTACCCCCCGCTCATGCACCACTCCATCCTGCACCACCTCCCGGCCGGCCGGGAGCACGGCGAGGAGGGCCCGCACGCCTACGACACGCTGAGCCTGGAGAGCTCGGACAGTATGGACACCAGCATCTCCACGGGCGCCGCCTCGGCCTGCTCGCCCGACAACATGTCCAG TGCCAGCGGCCTGGACGTGGGAAAGATCGAGGAGATGGAGAAGCTGCTCAAGGAAGCTCACGCGGAGAAGAGCCGGCTCGTGGAGTCCAGG GAGCGGGAGATGGAGCTGCGCAGGCAGGCCCTGGAGGAAGAGCGGCGGCGGCGTGAGCAGGTGGAACGGAGGCTGCAGAGCGAGAGCGCACGGAGGCAGCAGCTGGTGGAGAAGGAGGTGAAGCTGCGGGAGAAGCAGTTCTCACAG GCACGGCCCCTGACCCGGTACCTGCCCATCCGGAAGGAGGACTTTGACCTGAAGACACACATCGAGTCCTCGGGCCACGGGGTGGACACGTGCCTCCACGTGGTGCTCAGCAGCAAG GTCTGCCGCGGCTACTTGGTCAAGATGGGTGGCAAGATTAAATCCTGGAAGAAACGCTGGTTTGTCTTCGACCGGCTCAAGCGCACCCTTTCCTACTACGTGG ACAAGCACGAGACCAAGCTGAAAGGGGTCATCTACTTCCAGGCCATCGAGGAGGTGTACTACGACCACCTACGCAGCGCAGCCAAG AGTCCCAACCCGGCGCTCACCTTCTGCGTGAAGACGCACGACCGGCTCTACTACATGGTGGCGCCATCGGCGGAGGCCATGCGCATCTGGATGGACGTCATCGTCACGGGCGCCGAGGGCTACACTCAGTTCATGAACTGA